GTTCAaacagtactgagtacaccaatTTCCCAGTACTACCCTTTAGATGCCGAGCGCTAGCTTGCACAGTGGGGGTACTGGTACCACATGTCGGGGTGATTATAAATAAacgtatttaaattaaaatattttaaaatcaacttatattcaatgttaatatttgttttcataaattactTATTTGATCACACTCAAGATATGTAAAATTggaaattcaaacaaatgaacaaaaaaatcaacttaaTTAAAATCAAGGGATGTAATGCATATGACcaacaagaaatatttcaccAACCGTTAATATATCGATCGGTCCTATATCGTTTTCTATATCTAtctaataattaataatatatcgGTCAGATATTGGACCTATACATTTTCATATCGGTTCAAACGCACTcataaagtgtttaatataattataaaattattaagatttttttttatatcatttggtGAGAATTGTGACAAAAGAATAGTTTTGTTATAATGGAAGTGGTTTAATAGTTCTAAGTTGTATTATATGCAGCATTGTCTGGTAGCTTTTACTTGCACCACTTCCACAGAACCAACTGATTTATTtggttcatttttttaacaggGGGTGAGGGTGGGGTGTGCTCACACTCCCCCACGAAATGTTTAACAATCAATAGTCCGAAATGGTGAATTTTTTGGCGTATTGTGATACTGTTTTTCTCCTTCATTGAATAAATAGACTTGAATGATTCTAAGCggggatggggggggggcgAATGCTCTCCCCCTGGATTCACTTGTCGGTATTAAGTGCGATtcaatttttattgaaatcatataTGTCAGATAAACTCACAGACGAGACGACATCGTTTATTCACGTCGCACGGACGTCAGAGTTTCCACGTCGGGATTTCCACGTGTGATTTCAGCTGTCCACGTCATGGCCACAGATACCCACGTCGAGCGACGTCGGACCAACGTCGGATGTTTACCGTGGGAAGTATATGTCGCCTACGTCACAAAATCAGactacatgttttgtttaaactttactGTAAACGGACAAATTATTGGCGTTTCAGCCAACTAGTACAGCACGTTTAAAGTCGATCAAAATCTTGGAATTTAAAAgtcaaatatctttcttttataaaatctGTTATCATACGGCCCATTGGTTCAAACATGGATTTAAACATATCGATGGCACCATTTAAAAAAGCCGAACCTACATTCGGggttttcatctttttattaacataattatttaagtttgCCGCCTTTTCTGAAAACACCGGACTTAACAGCCAATAGAAATTGAGTTTACTGGTCAGAAGAAGTTGCAGAAAACCCCGAACATACATGTCAttgtatatgacattttatattgttttttgtatctcctgaaaaagtaaaaaaatgtaagtccggcatttttaaatgatgccatcgatattattcattattaaatgatttaaggTAGAAAGAGGGGACTGATGGGCGTTTTGGATAGCAGTGTAAAATTGGCTTATTAAATTGGTTGATGATGATACTGAACTatcactagcggatttagaTGGCGGTGGTGCTTTTCATTACGGTCAATACAGTTCGGATATCGAACATGTACCATTTTCGACTGAAAACAGCCCGTATTTGCGTTGCTTTGTTTACTCGTTTTAATCGTGTATTcttgtttttttgggggggagggTGTACATGGGATGCCACGAACCCATGTACACCCTCACTCAACCTTCAAATCCCAGCACCGCCTCTGGCTatttatgaacataattattaattgtgtCAGTATGTGCAGAATAACTCTAGAATTGTCGTCTATTCATATTATGAGTACAGTAATGTCCGCATCAATAAATATTGTACTGTaacagtatgtaaattatatCACCAATTTAGCGGTATAAATGTCGTATACTGTATACTGTACTGTATGTGAATTGGGTAGTGTGctcttttcattttaataaattgattttaaaatggcATAAAGCATTGCTGTTCGAGACAGTTACGTCAATATTGAATTGAATAGCTGAAAATAGTCCCAGCTAGTCCTATATGGATCTTTAACTTGCTATTAAACCAgttaatatcagatcacagattcCTGACCTATTTAACGTTTTGTAGTAAACAAGCTAGCTCacattatcataataaaatttgaCACAAGGTCACGGCCAAGGCCGTCCAATCAAATTTCTCATTACGACACTTACCTAGAAACTGCCCAATCAGAAAGCGCGACATATGAAGCAATTGAAGAGCTCGGCTAGGACGATAAAATTGGAAAATTCGCCGGGATTGTCAACACATGAACACactttttaaaggaaatttaCGGTGTAATTCGCTGTGACATTCATTTTCAATAGTGTGCAAGGATAGAAGCAACATCGATCTACAATGCCACACCAAAAACACGCGAAACATGCTCGTAATAATGGCATACGAGCGGACACAAACAACAACGTGCAAAATGGCCACGCCGTCAacgtaaacaacaacaatggagGCAATCCGCAGAATGGTCAAAGAATGCAACCATGTTGCATGCCTGGGAGCTGCCCTCTCAAGGAGGAGCTGATTGACACCGAAGATGTTGGAGATGCAGTTCGAGTTGCGTGTAATAATGAGCTCTGTGTTGTCGGAAATTGGATGCACAAAAGTTGTTTCGACAGTTGGGAAGAGTCCGTGCTGGCGTATCTGCGCTCGTGCGGTCGTGCACGCAGCTGGAGTGAAAAACAGCGTCTGCAAAACCTGTGGACCAAGAAAGGGTATGATTTGGCTTTCAAAGCATGCGATTGTTCCTGTGGCAAGGGGCATCTACGAAAGGATTTGGACTACATTCGTCCAGTGCGAGTTGATAACGCTTTGAAAAAGAAACCAAAGAAGAAAATCGAGCCATCAAAACCAGCTCTCAACAATGCTGTGCACAACAATCATGCTGTTGTTGCTGCAACTAGAGAGAGAAGGCCCTCAGGAAATAACAACACTAATGCAAATCTAAATGCTGCTAAAGTCAACTCTCAAAAAGCTGACCAAAGTGATACCAATGGTAATGCAGTTCCACAAACAGTTGCTGTTGGACAGAGAAATGGCATGCAAATACATATAAGAAAAGCTTCACCCAGTATTATCATTCTGAACAAGCACTCTGAACGCAAAAGTGATGACCGTATACGAGCCAACAGTATATCTAGCACAGGAAGTAGTCCTCCTAACTCTGCCTCATCGATGACTTCCAGCTCCAGCTCCCCAGTGCCTCAATCCCCGCAATCGTCCGGGTCAACTGTGAAGCAAAGATTCGAGTTTGACACAGTCCCAAGCCCAGGGTCAAGTCCAACTTCAGGAATGGTCATGAACAACTTGTTCAGGAGACGCATGGATCTGTCAGCCTTCAACATACTACCTAAACACAAGCAGAATCCGTACCACATCAAAATGGAAGATGATGTCACGCCAGGGTCGGATGATGTCCACATGTTTGTACTCAATCACCTTGGCAACTACAAAGTTTCATCTTTGAACTGTGTTCTTTGCAAAAATGAGctttgtatatttgaaaagtaCCCGCTGATTGATGGAACATTGTTTCTTTCACCACAAGCCTATGACAATCAGGCTCTGCAAGTTATTTCTGAAGGTCGCCTTCAGTACATAAATGCAGTGTGTGTCTTGTGCCTTGAAGGAGCGAACGACATAAGTTGCGCTGCGTGCAAGTGCAAATGGGATGGAAGTTCCTTACTTCTGGGCTCAATGTATTCGTACGACATCTTTGCAGCTATGCCTTGCTGCCAGAAACGACTCACATGCAAGCACTGTCATCGCGCCGTGGTTGACGTGTTCAGCGGCCTGCAGTACTTCAGCGAGTACAGTCGAATGATACCATGTCCTTATTGCAAGGCCTACGACTACCATTTCATACGGCCACTGAACGAAACCTTCTCTGTTAAGATGTCTATATGGCATTGAACAGATAAAACTTTCCTGCAAAACTCTGCAAATATATAGGGCATATATGCAGTATCAGTTCTGGAGCAGCCTTTGTGACTTTATTTGATCTTGTTTATTGCACAGTGATTTGTTTCACATATATGCATATGATTCCTTTTTCTTAGCTGTGTATTGTTCTAGTCTAGAATTTGTAGGGAAAATGTTGGTGCATCATCGATTTTGAAAGACATGTACATTATGTTTGTATGATATtgcataatttcaatttaatttgtaaTCACTGTAAAGATtggacattttttatttgaaatatctaTTACTTATAAGGTCccatttgtaaattaaaaatacattttatgctTGTACACTTGTACCACACAAGAGAAAATGATTCAATTAGGAATTGCTTGATTATATGGTTATAcgttttataatgttatttgttcACTTGATAATTAATTTGTAAgtgacttttaaaaatgttcctTGTGACTCAAGCTGTTTCTTTCCTGgtttaaggtttattatttcTGTATGAGGCTTTAAATCTGGCCATTTAAGTATCTGGGGTTTTACAGAAACATCTTTATagtcatttcctaactgaaGTAAATTTCTACTTAAAGTTGGGTCCTTTACTGGTCATGTGATACAGTAACTTAGTCTTAAATGCTTTATGTTCTTGATTGTTTCATGTAATATACATACTTCAAAGCTAAAAATACGTTTACACATCTTTAAATTTGACTGAAAAATTGAGGAAATCACCTTTGGGAATAACTgagatgtttaatgaataccagTCGTGGAATTTTAAGTGTTAGTATGTTTACAGAACTACACTAGATAATCACATTGGATCAGGTGTACCATGAAATTTCTGGCTGTACTATGATACCACTAGGCCCTGTTTGGCAGCAAATTTCTGGCTGTACTATGATACCACTAGGCCCTGTTTGGCAGCTTCCAATGTGTAGGTGTGGATATTTTGTACAAGAGACTTAGTAAAGGCAATACTGTGACAATCTCATCTCGAATGGCATAAATTGGTAATTTGTCTTATacatgtttgaatgttttttttcttttaacattcatAGTACAGAAATAatgcaagcaaagaaaaaaatgtctaaCGTTTTGACCATCATAGTTACTTATGCTAAGACTGTTTTGTGTTTCCTCCTGGAATTGATTTTCTCTGAGCTATATATTGAACTATAATTGTATGTGAAAATCATGATTATTTGGAAGTTTCACTATGTGTATAAGAGATACAGCctgtatatcattatttaaaagaagTACTATGATTACCAATGATACAGTCTGTACCGCTATACAGCAGATATGGCATATAAACATAGTGATATTCTCATATAATGAGGTTCCGACACTCTCATATAATGAGCTGTATCTAATTTATATCATGCAGAAAATGATGCAACCCTCTTTGTATGCTTATTCAAACAAGTAAGCTAACCAGACTCTCAAAGGCACTCATTCACATTGTATAGGGTCACACACTGTACAAATCATGTGAAATGTCAACGAACTGattgttacaatgataaaacaattttctgtgaacaattatttaaaaaaaatatgacagacaTGCTTTATTTCGCGGAAAATCATAAGtaacacttttgaaaaatgaatgtcCAGGATTTACTATTCTTTTCAAATATCACATCtgccagttgctgtttggtgtttgtGCATAAAAGCAAAGACATATAAGTATATGTTCATGATAAAAGGAAGTAAAATAACTCCATCTGAACACATGTAAGCAAAAATGTTGGCAATATATATCTGTGAAGGAGTCCCTTTAACTCTGTTATGTTATGAGTGGTATGTTTTATTGACTACTTTtgctataaatgttttttactgaaataaatgtgctGATATTTTGATCTTCCAATccacattttgaattttgagcTTGTGTATAGAATTGTATTGTATACCTTTATAAATATTGTCCTTTTTAAGCTTGGTAATCATTTCAAGTCGTATGCTTGATTGATTGGTGTAATCGAttctaaatacatgtataacaattgaTTGTAAGAaaagttggtgtttgttttttctgaaGTGAAGTACATTTCGTGTAGTTGTTGTCATTTTCTTTTCtgcatctttttattttgcttatttttgtacatttatacACAATAGTGCTATATTTTGTGAAGGATGGTTCTCATCTCCTAGTTTGAGAATGGTTCCTTACTCCTAGATTGACTCTGACTGTTATAGGATATATGGATGTGACCCGAGATATCGTAGttctcatttatatataattatactcaAAACTACCAGCAACAAACATGCTTTAGAGTGCATATAATAAGTATGCGATATATACTTGTATggatattatatcatattattgATCATTACTATgagcataattatatatattttttatgtaggTTTGGTTTCTTTTTTCAGAAAGCAAGGAATGCAATTCTTAGAAAAGATTGTTTAAAATGACTGATTTACACTTAAATATgcttatcatttatatttttgcattttggaAAGCAAGTAAATTGCTTTTGTACCTTACCTGATAGGCAAGCCTTTTTaagatgtgttttttatttgttttatttctgatgTAAATGgttgcattgtttttatttgaacacTTTGGCTGTTGTATtcttttgtttatgtattttgacAAGATAAAATCTTACAAACTGATAGTGACCTTTTCTTTTCGTTTAccgtaatgtacatgtacaccagTTTGTAAGGACACCCGTGTGTTTACCCGTTTGCATGTGCTATCGTCGACAATACCTTCAAGTCTTCTAACTTCcattattaaatttgaaaaaaatatacataaatatgcaAACTAGACACAGAATGGTTATATTACGTCGTCTGTATATGGAGAAGAGAACTGTTACCCTTAATTTCGTACGCAAGTGCTGTTCCATATTTGGGAGGGATAAGATCCATAGCGCTGGTGTCATCGTCGGCGTTAGTGTGGCTTTGGATGCTGCTCCGAAAACTTGTTATTGGTTGGCTATTgctgttgttgagtttataaaggtctgcccgcgccctataatggctgcattgtggcttgaccccgtcacatccccaagtgtgacttaaacaaaattctGAAGCCAAAGGGGGGGGGAtacccccatcggttgatgggatattcgccaaaggagtaattttgtacccaaaatgccgcgaGTTGGTTGGCTTATACTTGgatgtatatacatatagatGAAACTTGGTTACTATGACAATGATCTGTTTGACCTAACCACAATACCACAAGGTCTACACTCAAACATTGGGAATACATCATAAAAGAGGCATAGGTCTGCTGACGCAATGTCTGCGGTTACTCCATGTGAATCTGCAGGCCGTCAACAGACTGGTTAATCACGGTGACACTGATGGTCGTCACGTATTCAGCTGCACATGATTTATGAAccaatgatgaaataaatacgaataaaaaaagacatttgAACAGCCGACATTCACCTACGGTGCATGCAAAACGACGCTTTTTAAGAATATAATGTGAAGGATTAAGTAAGTATTCTATGTTGACATTCAGCCattgttttacttcaatattCGATACTGTATACATTCGCCTTGACCTGAATCGCACTGTATACGTATTATAGGAGATGATGACTCAGGGCTAAGCGAAGTTTGTTCAATAACCGCTGCCACCACATGGCTATACGCACGGAACAATTCAAGCACAAGGAATCTCAGCATTGAAATTCTCAACATATCACCCCTGACAGCGATATACCtcacatacagacagacagacagacagacatagaATGATTATTGTCGTGAAACTGTGAAGTTTCTTCACAAGCAATGTAATGTATTGCAATATAGTTATTAACATTTACATGGTCATACATATGTCATACAAGCATGATGTTAACGCGCATAAAGTGGGGACGCAACCACACCAACCCCTCCCTTATAATTATATCGTTCAAGTTAACTTCGAGTAATATTATTAATCAGATACACTAGAATACACCATTTCCGAATACAAATAGCCCAAGTTGTTCCCCGGAAACCCATGGGCTAACCACATGTAGGttaatagtgtttttttcagCTGTTGGGGAGGGAGTGCACGTCTAACCCCCCTCCAATTCTAACGCAAAAAATCTGAAGCCATCCCCGTAATGAATGAACAAATTTAGTGCAGGAAAAAAAGAATACATCTAAATACAACGTTAAGTCATATAGATTATAAGTTTCAACTTTTCCTTACATGACCTAAACTATGTTATTTAGGACagatttctaaatatatatatatatattatactgaTTTTTTTGGTAAAGCTCTAGATATATTGTATATGGAGATCAGCCCTGTCCGGCCGTTGGTTAGCGAGGCTGGACAGCGAGCGGTCCGAACGTTGGTTAGCGCACTGTCCGACTGTTGGTTGGCGTACTGTCCGGCCTTTGGATAGCGCACTGTCCGACTGTTGGCACGCTGTCCGACTGTTGGCACGCCGTCCGACTGTCGGTCGCTGTCCGATTGTTGGTTAGCGCGCTGTCCGGTCGTTGGTTCACGTCGATGAATCGGTCGTTCCGATGATACTGAATACTGAATCAAAAACATTCACTGAAATCAGTATTCGCCAAAGACAGTCTGAAGACACTTGCTTTGAAGAGAAAAAAGCAAGACTTGCAGCATCAGCAGCTGGATATGCGCCAATCTGCGCGTCAAGTTTACAAATTCATTTTGCGTCAAGGTCGAGAGATCGCTGTTTACAACAATACTCAGTTATATTTTTGCACAATTGGGTACGTTGGGCCAAATCTCTCTCTTTATCAGCAAGTTTATCTCATAAGGAGCGCCGGGTGAAGGTTACACACCTACACATTATCGTCGATGGCACACTTCACACGGTCAATACCCTCTACTCGCCAATgtcaggggccatgattatgaACACTCTCAAGCCCTAGTCTAGACTcagaaaatcattttataaaggtacacaaaaatcatatttattccatttcttttacgAAAATTATTGTACATAATAGTCAAACATTCcaatagtaatatatttcagcaatttTTACCTTGAATGCTCAGATAgaaggaaagttacaatgaaGTGAAGTTTTGCCACAATGAGCCTTGAGTCTGATCTcaaacttgagactgttcgtaatcactgccccgGAGCAAATGCACGAACAATGTATGAGCGCGTTTACGAACGGTCTCATGTCTGTGTATGGCTTATTTGTGAactaataattattttccaagGTACCTACACAAGACCAAGTTTCAGGCTTTAACCGATCGTAAACACCGCCTTTGGTCGACATTTGTTTAAAGCTGGGCAGCATATTGCTCCGGAAGAACGATACGCGCATCGAACGTACGAAAGGTATGTCGTCCGTTACGCAGACCATTGTTACTTCAGTCAACTAATGAAAGCACATGCTAATCAGTTTTCACGGGTCTCAAAACCTCGAATAGAATTTTCTTATACACAACCGCATGACGAAAGGATTACTGTTTGCTCTTGGGGGATCGGCCTAGGTACTGGCAGGTTTAGGGTAATTTTGTACCCTCCAGTTTTCGGTTCACTCCTTACACTTGAGTTATTTCCTACCCGACCgagtcatttcgtaacctttaTTTCATTATGTCTATGTggttttaataaacaatatactCATTTTTTAGTGTATATATGCATCTCATGTTTGAGTTTTACAAGATGACCAAAAAATATAGGGTACAAGATGACTAGGGTAAGAAATAACTAGCTCCCTTCTGGCGCTGATGGAGCAGCATTGCTACTAGCAGCATGGTATTGAAGAGTCTAAAGTCAAATATGGTCCTGATGCATTATCTTGCAAGTGAAGAAAACTGTTTACAGTGATCCATCGACTGGAACAGACCATCAATTTCATAAACTAGTAATTTTTGTATGCTAGATATACAGACCAAAACTTTAACACAAGGTTAAAAATAAAGTAAGAACAACATTGTCATAAACAAacctttatttcttttgacaaatATCAAAAGTTTTACTAAAGTACAATATGTACTTGACCAGACATGGCAATGCGCATAATGTTACATTGTGGTGATAACatgcatatgttttttgttCGAACATTACCATTCTCAAGGTCGGACATTTATTcgcaataaataaacaacacacaAGCAAAGCACAAGATAAGTTGTTCAACTATCTTAATACGTCCCAGACATcagtacaaacatgtatatgtgaAACTATTAATCTGTGACCatcaaaatacaattgatttCATATATAAAAGCCTTCTTACCAGCCTGCATGATTTTAAGCTTGTCCATACAGCtttagaattaaaaatattttcactctaatgaaatgacattatatgacatgtcattatttttctgaaaattcatttgtaaaataacacGGTGTTTCCATTTTACTTGAATTAAGggaaaaaatgattatttttgtcATGAAAACATTGCTAAACAACTATGTTGCTGCTGCAAATTGTATAGAAATGAGTATGCAAACAAATGACACAGAAACACTGCATACTAGAATGTTACCAAAATAATGATAAGTTCTTTTTCACAATCTTtgttcaataattattatttaaatggatCTAGTCTTTTAGTAAAATATCCAGCACACAGATTGAATTCAAAACAGGGTCAATCAAGATTCTTCATTTGATTGGCTGGGTTCAGGTGCCTGTTTGTCTTCCGATTGGCTGGGACTGTTGGCCTCAAGATTTTGATTTTCTGATTGGCCGTTTCCTTCAGAGGAAGCCTCCGATTGGCTGGAATCAGGGGCAAGCGGTTCCTGCTTGATCACAGTGGTGCCAGTCTGCTCTGAAGCACCTGGAACATGGAGATTTGATAAACAACTGTGAATAATAACTTGATAACTCCcacaatttaaaagataaagccttacttgtattataaatatgtggATATTTCGTCAGAAAATTTTCAATCTTGAATgctgtttcaaatttaaatctttttaacTTTCACAAAATTGTTCACAATAGATTCCACTTAATTGCAATCAAACAATGTTTCATTATGGAGGTAGATGCTAAAAAGCTAAAAGTTCTATTGTCTGTAGTAAAGATCaaactcaaaataaatacaacactacatgtattcaaatatatcatacacaTACATGAGGTGTTATCACTATTGACTGAGAGGTCCCCTGCCCCCTCTGTCGGTGAGCTTGACCCCCCTATCTCTGCCCCCTCTGTCTCCATTACTGGTGCATCATTTGTGACAGACATTTCTTCAGGTTTCAGACCCAGTTTTGACATCTCATCAGCTGCAATAGGAGAATAATACATTCCCATACATTGTAATGCAAAAGAAAAACACTTGCCTACAAACAAGATTTTGAGAAATTTGAGTATGACAGATCCTCTAAATGGCAAGTAATTAGATCTAGACATGCAACTTTGAAAGGACTCAATCAccatttcattataaaaagcATTTGATGTGAAaagattgtacatgtgtatgtgctTTTTACTTTTGATGATTCTGTTTTCAAGTCAAACTACGTGTGTCTAGTCAGAAGCGGACAAGAACATCAGAATGATTGCCAACAGGAAAACCGATATACTTGGCTAGAGTTTGTTTCCTGCAATGTCAACAGCCTGAAGTATGTCTTATATCTAGCATATAAACTTAACCTCATGACAAAGTGCATAAGTGGAATCCCAAGTATATAAAGTGATCTTGACCTTAAATGACTTGttaccaaaaataaacaagtaaatacaaatttaacCCACATTCTTATATGGGTCACTTAAGCTAACAAGGCAAATAGTAGCATTGAAATTATacctttttaatacaattatacaaattaCAATGATTCTACCAAACTGAAATCCATGGCAGAAAGAGTagcattgttttgaaaacctAACCCTTCAAATATTGTTGTCCTTTAAATGATTAAAGTCTATCTAAAAAGCAAGGCCACCAAAACTGAAAGGCTAATATTAACCTCAAGGCCAgggttttaaaatgattaaatacaaATTGCCAATGCTGTATAGAAAATATCTAATATCGGGGCCTTGCAGATGTGGAGGATAAGTTTTTCCTAATCCTAGAAGTCCAGAAACATGTTACAGTATCGGGGCCAGACCAATTACATCACACATATGCATAATTCTAGCAATAAGTAAAAGAGCACAAGCTAAGCACTAAATATCTAAGCAAAAACTGTAGCCCCAAAGCTGACTTAAAAGCTCACAATAGGCCACCTTGAACACTGAACTATGTCCTCATTCATGATCTATTTTTTCACAACTTGTAACCTTGAACATGAACACAAATAACATCCTGATACCCATCTCCATATGATGACAGTACTCACCCATTTGTTCTGTCTCTAGGAGTTTTCTTGCCTGTCTCTCTGCCTGCATGGCTCGACACAGAGACTCAAGCTTGCTCACCTTCGCCATCAACATCCCTCGCTCCCTGTCATAGCGAGTTTTCTGGAATGCAGGTGAAAATAGATGTACGAAATAATAACACACAc
The DNA window shown above is from Mya arenaria isolate MELC-2E11 chromosome 6, ASM2691426v1 and carries:
- the LOC128239332 gene encoding headcase protein homolog; its protein translation is MPHQKHAKHARNNGIRADTNNNVQNGHAVNVNNNNGGNPQNGQRMQPCCMPGSCPLKEELIDTEDVGDAVRVACNNELCVVGNWMHKSCFDSWEESVLAYLRSCGRARSWSEKQRLQNLWTKKGYDLAFKACDCSCGKGHLRKDLDYIRPVRVDNALKKKPKKKIEPSKPALNNAVHNNHAVVAATRERRPSGNNNTNANLNAAKVNSQKADQSDTNGNAVPQTVAVGQRNGMQIHIRKASPSIIILNKHSERKSDDRIRANSISSTGSSPPNSASSMTSSSSSPVPQSPQSSGSTVKQRFEFDTVPSPGSSPTSGMVMNNLFRRRMDLSAFNILPKHKQNPYHIKMEDDVTPGSDDVHMFVLNHLGNYKVSSLNCVLCKNELCIFEKYPLIDGTLFLSPQAYDNQALQVISEGRLQYINAVCVLCLEGANDISCAACKCKWDGSSLLLGSMYSYDIFAAMPCCQKRLTCKHCHRAVVDVFSGLQYFSEYSRMIPCPYCKAYDYHFIRPLNETFSVKMSIWH